One genomic region from Halococcus qingdaonensis encodes:
- a CDS encoding flippase activity-associated protein Agl23 — translation MASTDGSAGRGRRVTLAVVAIALFALVARILLLGDRIAHWDEARVAYWILDYANTGAFEYQPIIHGPFLQQVNRVVFELFGANDFTMRLVVALLGAALPLAALLFRKRLSDVETVAFALFLAVDPILLYYSRFMRSDLPLAAFMLFALGFFVRALDSRRPRYVHAGIVALALAFTTKENVLVYLVTWLGALALLVDRRLLLDRRPLADRDLSFDREATRERIEAFGSTLRMWVPHLLLAVVEFLVIVVCFYAPRTNGETPGFDTLLSDPTALPAVIGEATLGSWNAFVSQWINGDSQSHAYLPYLGDLVETLVVGSGALVVLAVIGFLTDRYSGERPRDLVAFAFYSGFVSVLGYPIITDIMAPWATVHAVVFLMLPAAVGTGVLYTRGKAALANDDRPGVAAALVIALLVVGQVGYVGIGNVYLDDQSESNALVQYAQPADDLRPTIEEMVALSANNRGPDVLLYGDHLVADSPGSREPKCSDWFNILPLPWYIEAHNMNVSCATEPSGFEQRVNESSPPVVIGLTTDSEFLAANLEGYDERAYVLRTQDTAKTNTTFFVDESRLPRNATQ, via the coding sequence ATGGCATCGACCGACGGCAGTGCCGGGCGCGGCCGCCGCGTCACGCTCGCCGTCGTCGCCATCGCGCTGTTCGCACTCGTCGCCCGCATCCTCCTGCTCGGCGATCGCATCGCCCACTGGGACGAGGCACGCGTCGCCTACTGGATCCTGGATTACGCCAACACTGGGGCTTTCGAATACCAACCGATCATCCACGGGCCATTTCTTCAGCAGGTCAATCGGGTCGTCTTCGAACTGTTCGGCGCGAACGACTTCACGATGCGGCTGGTGGTCGCGCTGCTCGGGGCGGCGCTGCCGCTCGCGGCGCTGCTCTTCCGAAAGCGACTCTCCGATGTCGAGACGGTTGCATTCGCCCTGTTTCTCGCCGTCGATCCCATCTTGCTCTACTACTCGCGGTTCATGCGCAGCGACCTGCCGTTGGCGGCGTTCATGCTGTTCGCGCTCGGCTTTTTCGTTCGTGCGCTCGACAGTCGCCGCCCCCGGTACGTCCACGCGGGCATCGTCGCGCTCGCGCTCGCTTTTACGACGAAGGAAAACGTCCTCGTCTACCTCGTGACGTGGCTTGGCGCGCTCGCCCTGCTCGTCGACCGTCGACTACTCCTCGATCGCCGACCGCTCGCCGACCGCGATCTCTCGTTCGACCGCGAAGCCACGCGTGAGCGCATCGAGGCATTCGGCTCGACTCTGCGCATGTGGGTCCCCCACCTGCTCCTCGCCGTCGTCGAATTCCTCGTCATCGTCGTGTGCTTCTACGCACCACGGACGAACGGCGAGACGCCGGGATTCGACACGCTCCTTTCCGATCCGACGGCACTACCGGCAGTGATCGGCGAGGCGACGCTCGGCTCGTGGAACGCCTTCGTCTCCCAGTGGATCAACGGCGATAGCCAGAGCCACGCCTACCTGCCCTATCTCGGCGATCTCGTCGAGACGCTCGTCGTTGGATCGGGCGCGCTCGTCGTGCTCGCGGTCATCGGCTTCCTCACCGACCGTTACTCCGGCGAGCGCCCGCGCGATCTCGTCGCGTTCGCCTTCTACTCCGGGTTCGTGAGCGTTCTCGGCTATCCCATCATCACCGATATCATGGCTCCGTGGGCGACCGTCCACGCCGTCGTCTTCCTCATGCTACCGGCGGCGGTCGGCACGGGTGTGCTCTACACACGGGGGAAAGCGGCGCTCGCCAACGACGACCGTCCCGGAGTCGCCGCAGCGCTCGTCATCGCCCTGCTCGTCGTCGGCCAAGTCGGCTACGTCGGGATCGGGAACGTCTATCTCGACGACCAGTCGGAATCGAACGCGCTCGTCCAGTACGCCCAGCCCGCCGACGACCTCCGCCCGACGATCGAGGAGATGGTCGCCCTGAGCGCGAACAATCGAGGACCGGACGTGTTGCTCTACGGCGATCACCTCGTCGCCGATTCGCCTGGAAGCCGGGAACCGAAATGCTCCGACTGGTTCAACATCCTCCCGTTACCCTGGTATATCGAAGCACACAATATGAACGTCTCGTGTGCGACGGAGCCATCGGGCTTCGAGCAGCGCGTGAACGAAAGCAGTCCACCGGTCGTGATCGGGCTGACTACCGACAGCGAGTTCCTCGCGGCCAATCTGGAGGGCTACGACGAGCGGGCGTACGTGCTCCGGACCCAGGACACGGCGAAGACCAACACGACGTTTTTCGTCGACGAGAGCCGGCTGCCGAGGAACGCGACCCAGTAA
- a CDS encoding 5-(carboxyamino)imidazole ribonucleotide synthase produces the protein MQLTTDGPVVGVVGGGQLGRMLGEAAAPIGVDVVASDPTPEPPAAPVVTDTLHGDFDDPDTIDALAARADVLTYEIELADPDALERASEAHDVPVHPAPDTLRMIQDKLVQKRHLREAGIPVPEFRAVDDTAELRKALQELGYPAMLKAREGGYDGRGNVPIESPGGVEAAFEQIEGKAMIEAFVPFERELSVIGVRGDDERRVFTPGENVHEEEILRETVVPARVPEDVRERAKSVAREVLDLLSGRGVFGIELFETDGEISVNEIAPRPHNSGHWTIEGARTSQFEQHIRAVLGWPLGATDRRGRTVTKNLLGDVAEPRPAALDGVDAILSSPTANLHWYGKREARPLRKMGHVTLTDARTEPDELLADARELRNHWSFDS, from the coding sequence ATGCAACTCACCACAGACGGACCGGTCGTGGGAGTGGTCGGTGGCGGCCAGCTCGGGCGGATGCTCGGCGAGGCCGCTGCACCCATCGGCGTCGACGTCGTCGCGAGCGATCCGACGCCGGAGCCGCCGGCCGCACCGGTCGTGACCGACACGCTGCACGGCGATTTCGACGACCCCGACACGATCGATGCCCTCGCTGCACGCGCGGACGTGTTGACCTACGAGATCGAACTCGCCGATCCCGACGCGCTCGAACGCGCGAGCGAGGCCCACGACGTCCCCGTGCATCCCGCCCCCGATACGCTCCGGATGATCCAGGACAAACTCGTCCAGAAGCGCCATCTCCGCGAGGCCGGGATCCCGGTGCCCGAGTTCCGCGCCGTCGACGACACGGCCGAACTCAGGAAGGCGCTCCAGGAACTCGGCTATCCGGCGATGCTCAAAGCACGGGAGGGCGGCTACGACGGCCGCGGCAACGTTCCGATCGAATCGCCGGGCGGTGTCGAGGCAGCCTTCGAGCAGATCGAGGGAAAGGCGATGATCGAGGCGTTCGTCCCCTTCGAGCGCGAACTCTCGGTCATCGGCGTTCGCGGCGACGACGAACGGCGGGTGTTCACGCCCGGCGAGAACGTCCACGAGGAGGAGATCCTGCGCGAGACGGTCGTGCCGGCGCGCGTGCCCGAGGACGTCCGGGAGCGCGCCAAGAGCGTCGCCCGCGAGGTGCTCGATCTGCTCTCCGGGCGCGGCGTCTTCGGCATCGAGCTGTTCGAGACCGACGGCGAGATCTCTGTCAACGAGATCGCACCCCGTCCCCACAACTCGGGCCACTGGACGATCGAAGGCGCGCGGACCTCGCAGTTCGAACAGCACATCCGCGCCGTGCTCGGCTGGCCGCTCGGCGCGACCGACCGGCGCGGCCGGACGGTGACGAAGAACCTGCTCGGTGACGTCGCGGAGCCGCGACCCGCCGCCCTCGACGGCGTCGATGCGATCCTCTCGTCGCCGACGGCGAACCTCCACTGGTACGGCAAGCGCGAGGCGCGCCCGCTCCGGAAGATGGGCCACGTCACGCTCACCGACGCCCGTACCGAGCCCGACGAACTGCTCGCGGACGCCCGCGAACTGCGTAACCACTGGAGCTTCGACTCATGA